The following proteins are co-located in the Brevibacillus laterosporus DSM 25 genome:
- a CDS encoding FmdB family zinc ribbon protein, producing MPTYVFQCQDCGPFEERMSMKRATEVIDCPFCTKEAIRLYTAPGLITSSAVLRKRVEQSAVPKVVRREHSATHSCRHSYPSHFPTGVPAPPPGKRPWQISH from the coding sequence ATGCCAACCTACGTCTTTCAATGCCAAGATTGCGGACCTTTTGAAGAGAGAATGAGCATGAAACGTGCTACTGAGGTAATTGATTGTCCGTTTTGTACGAAGGAAGCCATTAGATTGTACACAGCCCCCGGATTAATCACATCCTCAGCTGTATTACGTAAGCGTGTGGAACAAAGTGCCGTACCTAAGGTCGTACGCCGTGAACATTCAGCCACACATTCTTGTAGACACTCCTATCCTTCTCATTTCCCTACAGGTGTACCTGCTCCGCCGCCTGGCAAACGACCTTGGCAAATCAGCCACTAA
- a CDS encoding response regulator transcription factor, which produces MPKYQVLVVDDEVEIREAIKIYLRNEDIAVFQAKNGVEALEILEQEEIHLILLDIMMPIMDGIKATFTIRETKNIPIIMLSAKSEDTDIVLGLNVGADDYITKPFNPIELIARVKSQLRRYTNLGNYKVREGETTVGGLTLNTNAKTVTVDGEKVRLTATEYKILELLMVNKGHVFSIEEIYEKVWKEPYYNAENTVAVHVRRIREKIEINPKEPKYLKVVWGIGYKIEG; this is translated from the coding sequence ATGCCCAAATATCAAGTACTAGTCGTAGATGATGAAGTAGAAATCAGAGAAGCCATTAAGATTTATTTACGTAATGAAGATATCGCCGTCTTTCAAGCGAAGAACGGTGTGGAAGCATTAGAGATTCTCGAACAAGAAGAGATTCATCTTATCCTACTAGATATTATGATGCCGATTATGGATGGAATTAAAGCAACCTTTACAATCAGAGAAACAAAGAATATTCCTATCATTATGCTTTCAGCCAAGTCTGAAGATACCGATATCGTGCTAGGTCTTAATGTAGGTGCAGATGATTACATCACGAAGCCGTTTAATCCTATTGAATTAATTGCCCGTGTGAAATCCCAATTGCGCAGATATACCAATCTAGGTAATTACAAGGTACGCGAGGGCGAAACGACAGTCGGCGGTTTGACCCTCAATACGAATGCAAAAACCGTAACGGTAGATGGCGAAAAAGTTCGTTTGACCGCAACGGAGTATAAAATTCTTGAGCTATTAATGGTCAATAAAGGCCACGTATTTTCTATTGAGGAGATTTATGAAAAAGTGTGGAAGGAACCCTACTACAATGCGGAAAATACAGTGGCTGTTCACGTCCGAAGAATTCGCGAAAAAATTGAAATCAACCCAAAAGAGCCCAAATATTTAAAGGTGGTGTGGGGCATTGGATACAAAATCGAAGGGTAA
- a CDS encoding sensor histidine kinase: protein MDTKSKGKYIPLVALLVSFYLLSLSLLATIDVLSNKQKLSKDYYFSTYSFTEKLDQFSALLERRYTEFKDYEKKSTAEKFPTDSLEDLQRQHKAELDEKIQAIKRYYDSEYTAETNYLSDEEIKKWQTQKLAEIQKKYEEESKDLVKYFLLKKDKLFKELTHSLSKRDSSFHYYIQNEETKEVFKNIESLPDQEELKTKTLYYTKFPISNLYEHKHLTSVHNRFKQHDWSGYIMIPATISEGNQIYTDYTYYLSIRDRLIKECIVGIVSFVGLIWIGIYLVKQKQELLPTIEKMAQIIRRIPIDIRIFLLGIVSLITLISSIQTSFFYSPPDISHVFILTIFALLFAYITLHIYEAWYLMKDREQLQIQWQKSCLYQLKIIYQESILYKSLLFKVVLLAILSAGFGFSCLLILWGMVDNGGIPILLGFFYNMFYLLFIVPLTLRRIGTLNKIMKATEFMAAGQLSLHIEEPKAGNFKELVHNLNNMREGLKKSLDSQMKSEKLKTELITNVSHDLRTPLTSIMNYVGFLKQDTLTPEESKEYINILDQKTHRLKVLIDDLIEASKVASGAIEMHVEQVDIVALLKQALAEFTDKIPASGLTFRLHVDQPKMLVHVDGKKTWRVFENLISNAIKYSLPTTRVHLSLDEEADRVLFTIKNVSAYEIPFEVSELFERFKRGDQSRHTEGSGLGLAIAKSIMDLQGGELHIDIDGDYFKVMAVFPKQILHETKPQS from the coding sequence TTGGATACAAAATCGAAGGGTAAATACATCCCCTTAGTTGCTTTACTAGTAAGCTTTTATTTACTGTCTTTATCACTCCTAGCTACAATTGATGTTTTAAGTAACAAACAGAAATTAAGCAAGGATTATTACTTTTCTACCTATAGTTTTACAGAAAAACTGGATCAGTTCTCTGCCCTTTTGGAGCGTAGATATACGGAATTTAAAGATTATGAAAAGAAATCGACTGCTGAAAAGTTTCCTACTGATAGCTTGGAGGATTTACAACGTCAACATAAAGCAGAGTTAGACGAAAAAATTCAAGCAATAAAACGATACTACGACTCTGAATATACCGCAGAAACGAACTATCTCTCTGATGAAGAGATTAAAAAGTGGCAAACCCAAAAGTTAGCTGAGATACAAAAAAAATATGAAGAAGAATCAAAAGACCTTGTAAAATACTTTTTGCTTAAAAAAGATAAGTTGTTTAAAGAGCTTACGCACAGCCTTTCTAAACGAGATAGTAGCTTTCACTACTATATTCAAAATGAAGAAACCAAAGAAGTCTTTAAAAACATAGAGAGTCTTCCAGATCAAGAAGAATTGAAAACAAAAACGCTCTATTATACCAAATTTCCCATCTCTAACCTTTATGAGCACAAGCATCTCACATCAGTTCATAATCGCTTCAAACAACATGACTGGTCCGGTTATATCATGATTCCAGCTACCATAAGTGAAGGAAATCAGATATATACGGATTATACTTACTATCTGTCAATCAGAGATCGGCTAATCAAAGAGTGTATAGTAGGTATCGTCAGTTTTGTAGGACTTATCTGGATTGGAATCTATTTAGTCAAACAAAAGCAAGAGTTATTACCCACCATAGAAAAAATGGCACAAATAATTCGTCGTATACCGATTGATATTCGTATTTTCTTACTTGGAATCGTTAGTTTGATTACACTCATTTCATCAATCCAGACGTCTTTTTTCTATTCACCACCAGACATCTCACATGTTTTTATACTAACGATTTTTGCACTACTGTTTGCCTATATCACCTTGCATATATACGAAGCTTGGTACCTAATGAAGGATCGAGAGCAGCTTCAGATTCAATGGCAAAAAAGTTGTTTGTATCAGCTAAAAATTATCTATCAAGAAAGTATTTTATACAAAAGCTTATTGTTTAAGGTGGTATTGCTAGCAATATTATCAGCTGGGTTTGGCTTTAGCTGTCTATTAATCCTCTGGGGAATGGTTGATAATGGTGGTATTCCTATTCTCTTGGGTTTCTTTTACAACATGTTTTACCTTCTTTTTATAGTGCCCCTTACCTTACGTAGAATAGGTACTTTAAACAAAATCATGAAAGCTACAGAATTTATGGCAGCAGGACAGCTTAGCCTGCATATCGAGGAGCCAAAGGCCGGAAACTTTAAAGAACTAGTCCATAATCTCAATAATATGCGGGAGGGCTTAAAAAAATCGCTAGATAGCCAGATGAAAAGCGAAAAGTTAAAAACGGAGCTTATCACCAATGTTTCGCATGATCTGCGTACCCCGCTTACCTCGATTATGAATTATGTCGGCTTTTTGAAACAGGACACGCTGACTCCAGAAGAGTCAAAAGAGTACATTAACATATTGGACCAAAAAACCCATCGTTTAAAGGTACTGATTGATGATTTGATTGAGGCATCCAAAGTCGCGAGTGGTGCTATTGAGATGCATGTAGAGCAGGTAGATATTGTCGCTCTCCTAAAACAAGCACTGGCCGAGTTTACTGATAAGATACCTGCTTCAGGACTAACCTTCCGCCTTCATGTCGATCAGCCCAAAATGCTAGTACATGTAGATGGGAAAAAGACCTGGCGTGTATTCGAAAACCTAATTAGCAATGCAATTAAGTACTCCTTGCCTACTACTCGTGTTCACCTCTCCCTAGACGAGGAAGCAGATCGTGTGCTGTTTACGATCAAAAATGTCTCTGCCTACGAGATTCCCTTTGAAGTAAGCGAGTTATTTGAGCGTTTCAAGCGTGGTGACCAATCCCGTCATACAGAAGGCTCAGGACTGGGGCTTGCCATAGCAAAGAGTATTATGGATTTGCAGGGTGGAGAATTACACATTGATATTGATGGTGATTACTTTAAAGTAATGGCGGTTTTTCCAAAGCAAATTCTGCATGAGACCAAACCGCAATCATAG
- a CDS encoding ABC-F family ATP-binding cassette domain-containing protein — MSILTVQGLSHGFGDRAIFNDVSFRLLKGEHIGLIGANGEGKSTFMNIITGKLEPDEGKIEWAKNVRVGYLDQHAVLQRGMTIRDVLRGAFQYLFDMEAEMNAICDKMADATPEELEQLLEDMGTIQDTLTNNDFYVIDAKIDEIARGLGLEDIGLDRDVQDLSGGQRTKVLLAKLLLEKPDILLLDEPTNYLDEQHIEWLKRYLNEYENAFILISHDIPFLNSVINLIYHMSNQELGRYVGDYDNFMQIYEAKQAQLESAYKRQQQEISELKDFVARNKARVSTRNMAMSRQKKLDKMEVIELAKEKPKPEFNFKESRASGKVILEAKDLVIGYDEPLSRPLDLYMERGQKIALVGANGIGKTTLMRSILGQIKPISGDVRMGDYLNVGYFEQEMKGSNPNTCIEEAWQEFPSLTQFEVRAALAKCGLTTKHIESKIDVLSGGEKAKVRLCKLINRETNLLVLDEPTNHLDVEAKDELKRALKAYKGSILIICHEPEFYQDVVTDIWNCESWTTKVF, encoded by the coding sequence ATGAGTATTTTAACCGTACAAGGTCTAAGCCATGGTTTTGGCGACCGTGCTATTTTTAACGACGTTTCCTTCCGTTTATTAAAAGGGGAACATATCGGGTTAATCGGTGCTAATGGCGAAGGGAAATCTACCTTCATGAACATTATCACAGGGAAGCTAGAGCCGGATGAGGGTAAAATTGAATGGGCGAAAAATGTGCGCGTGGGCTATCTGGATCAGCATGCAGTACTACAGCGTGGGATGACGATTCGCGATGTGCTACGTGGGGCGTTTCAATATCTTTTTGACATGGAAGCTGAAATGAATGCAATCTGTGACAAGATGGCTGATGCGACTCCAGAAGAGCTAGAGCAGCTGCTTGAAGATATGGGAACCATTCAGGACACGTTAACTAACAATGATTTTTATGTCATTGACGCTAAAATAGATGAGATTGCTCGTGGGTTAGGTTTAGAAGACATTGGTTTGGACCGAGATGTACAAGATTTGAGCGGTGGACAACGTACCAAGGTGTTGCTTGCCAAACTACTTTTAGAAAAACCAGACATCCTACTACTGGACGAGCCGACCAACTATTTGGATGAACAGCATATTGAATGGTTAAAGCGTTACTTAAACGAGTATGAGAATGCCTTTATTTTGATTTCGCATGACATTCCTTTCTTAAATAGTGTCATTAACCTGATTTATCATATGTCTAATCAAGAGCTGGGCCGGTATGTTGGTGATTATGATAACTTCATGCAAATCTATGAGGCGAAACAAGCTCAGCTTGAATCTGCTTATAAACGCCAACAACAGGAAATCTCTGAGCTTAAAGATTTCGTAGCACGTAACAAAGCACGTGTATCCACTCGTAATATGGCGATGTCTCGTCAGAAGAAGCTGGATAAAATGGAAGTGATTGAGCTTGCTAAGGAAAAACCAAAACCAGAGTTTAACTTCAAGGAATCTCGTGCTTCCGGCAAAGTGATTTTGGAAGCAAAGGATTTGGTTATCGGATATGACGAGCCATTGTCTCGCCCGCTCGATTTGTATATGGAGCGCGGACAAAAAATCGCTTTAGTAGGTGCAAACGGTATTGGTAAAACAACCTTAATGCGTAGTATTTTAGGTCAAATTAAGCCAATCTCCGGTGATGTGCGTATGGGTGATTACCTGAATGTCGGTTATTTTGAACAGGAGATGAAAGGAAGTAATCCTAATACGTGTATTGAAGAAGCGTGGCAGGAATTCCCGTCATTAACACAATTTGAAGTGCGTGCAGCGCTAGCAAAATGTGGACTTACAACCAAGCATATTGAGAGCAAAATTGATGTGTTGAGCGGGGGCGAGAAGGCAAAAGTACGCCTGTGCAAGCTAATTAACCGAGAAACCAATTTACTTGTATTGGACGAGCCTACGAATCACTTGGATGTTGAGGCTAAGGATGAATTGAAACGCGCCTTGAAAGCATACAAGGGTAGCATTCTAATCATTTGCCACGAACCAGAATTCTACCAGGATGTTGTGACTGATATCTGGAATTGTGAATCCTGGACGACTAAAGTATTTTAA
- a CDS encoding FAD-binding oxidoreductase produces MPKQKQIGKAKERFIIKARNAAITKVTPKEKVTTKTKVTTKTKLTGRIVFPDDADYDRARVEYNRRFNKFPRVIVFCQRTQDIINAIRWARERKVPIRIRSGRHSYEGFSAVTGGIIIDVSEMNKIRVDRKRNLAYVQTGAQLAEVYRQLWEKGVTIPAGTAADVGVAGLTLGGGIGLLSRQYGLTLDHLQAVNMVVASGKKGAKLLKATPGQHADLLWASKGGGGGNFGIASSFTFRVRPIKSVSIYSITWKWKDFIKVFDKWQRWAPSVTNRLTSTIEMSSKQVGTIVSTGQLLGTAEELRRLVKPLLDTGSPIKVKVQQVPYIEAVKFFAESDENLLPKFKITGAYAYKNLPIQGIKVLQDFLAKTPNRHSTVWCQSLGGAVGRVMPSETAYFHRGARYIFELSARWRENTSQPASVHWVNRFREALTPYVFGDYVNFPDLHIKNWSQAYYGTNFVRLKQIKKKYDPHNVFCFAQSIPVQRVAKKRVK; encoded by the coding sequence ATGCCAAAACAAAAGCAGATAGGTAAAGCTAAGGAACGGTTCATAATTAAAGCAAGGAACGCAGCTATTACAAAAGTTACACCGAAAGAAAAGGTGACAACAAAAACAAAGGTGACAACAAAAACCAAACTAACGGGACGAATCGTTTTCCCAGACGATGCTGATTATGATCGGGCACGTGTAGAGTATAACCGTCGTTTTAATAAGTTTCCCAGAGTAATTGTGTTTTGTCAGCGTACACAAGATATCATTAATGCAATTAGGTGGGCACGTGAAAGAAAGGTACCTATACGTATCCGCAGTGGTCGCCATAGTTATGAGGGCTTTTCCGCAGTAACAGGTGGAATTATTATTGACGTGAGTGAAATGAACAAGATACGTGTAGATCGTAAGCGTAACCTTGCTTATGTACAGACTGGTGCACAGTTAGCAGAGGTATATCGACAATTATGGGAAAAAGGAGTAACCATTCCTGCCGGTACGGCGGCTGATGTGGGAGTAGCTGGGCTTACATTAGGTGGTGGAATTGGACTGCTGTCACGTCAATATGGACTTACATTGGACCATTTGCAAGCAGTTAACATGGTGGTAGCTTCCGGGAAAAAAGGTGCAAAGCTACTAAAAGCTACTCCAGGCCAACACGCTGATCTACTGTGGGCTTCCAAAGGTGGGGGAGGAGGCAATTTTGGTATTGCTAGTTCCTTTACATTTCGGGTACGTCCCATTAAGTCCGTATCGATCTACAGTATTACATGGAAATGGAAGGACTTTATAAAGGTATTTGATAAATGGCAACGCTGGGCACCAAGTGTAACCAATCGGTTAACATCTACTATTGAAATGTCTTCCAAGCAGGTAGGTACAATTGTATCCACAGGACAACTGCTAGGAACAGCGGAGGAGCTTCGCAGATTAGTAAAACCACTCCTAGACACTGGTTCTCCTATTAAAGTTAAGGTGCAGCAGGTTCCTTATATCGAGGCAGTTAAGTTCTTTGCGGAATCAGATGAGAATTTACTGCCAAAATTTAAAATAACGGGAGCATATGCCTACAAAAATCTGCCGATTCAAGGTATTAAGGTTTTACAGGATTTCCTGGCTAAAACTCCAAATCGCCATTCTACAGTATGGTGTCAAAGCCTGGGTGGAGCTGTTGGTCGTGTCATGCCATCGGAAACCGCCTACTTTCATCGAGGAGCCAGATATATATTTGAGCTTTCAGCTAGATGGAGAGAGAATACATCCCAACCAGCGAGTGTACATTGGGTCAATCGATTCCGAGAAGCACTTACCCCATATGTCTTCGGGGATTACGTTAATTTCCCGGATCTTCATATCAAAAATTGGTCTCAGGCATACTATGGAACCAATTTTGTTCGCTTAAAGCAAATAAAGAAGAAGTACGATCCTCACAATGTATTTTGTTTTGCCCAGAGTATTCCTGTGCAAAGGGTTGCGAAAAAAAGAGTGAAATAA
- a CDS encoding 5'-nucleotidase C-terminal domain-containing protein produces MHLLQKACKGFLTAMLGFSFLATGVATPAPVEAAESKSNDVNITLLGTSDIHGRFMPWDYGLDGPNLTGSMTQLFTIIKQVRQENPNTILLDAGDLIQDNSAELFNDQPKSPMMVALNEMGYDAWAYGNHEFNFGLDVLDKIGSQFTGTMLAGNIYKENGERFMPAYKIIEKDGVKIGIIGMNTPMITEFEKGTDHLNGLVIKNPVEETKKAVSELKGKVDVMIGLMHMGIENENGIPGTGVEDIANANPELTAIFAGHMHKLVKKEVINGVLITEPDKYGTHVSRIDLSFTKQGDKIVLKDKEATAIPVKATDGTFVTSDADLEKTLQPFHEFARADANIVIAELKDGNLVPRDEIKGIPQVQVQATPMANFFNEVMLYYSKADVVAHQIDNDDVKLDAGPIKKKDIAYSYRYAGGEVTVYKITGKDLKDYMEWGAGYFNTTRPGDVTPSFDKQRRASKYSTNDFFGNVKYEIDLSKPAGERITNVRRMDETAIKPEDTIKIGMNSYRMEALQAKGGALEGRKFDVLWSSKQNDAYGETGGTIRNLSMKYLKEVKKGVYTPNNEQYWKVIGFDTKAPERADVVELLNDGIMEVAKDGKYTNVASINVNDAVTPDEIAELAKKANVKADQFTGMKTKGEFYQKLNQARKAAESATDKAVDKEASKESAKEAEKPAPAAKAETPAVTTTPAEKTVVTPVEPTKQPVVEVPAKKLEPAQVIASDKKQATVTAYFLNLRTKPLAGSKIMVAVPKNTVLEVVGSQKGWLKVSYQGKIAYVDNAFVKMLP; encoded by the coding sequence ATGCACTTACTTCAAAAAGCCTGCAAAGGTTTCTTAACAGCTATGCTTGGTTTTTCCTTTCTTGCTACAGGAGTAGCAACTCCTGCTCCTGTAGAAGCAGCAGAGAGCAAGAGTAATGATGTAAACATCACGCTACTCGGCACATCTGATATTCACGGACGCTTCATGCCGTGGGACTATGGTTTAGATGGTCCTAATCTCACTGGAAGTATGACACAATTATTTACAATTATTAAACAAGTAAGACAAGAAAATCCGAACACCATTTTATTGGATGCGGGTGATCTAATCCAGGATAACTCCGCGGAGTTGTTTAATGATCAGCCAAAATCTCCCATGATGGTAGCCTTGAACGAAATGGGCTACGATGCTTGGGCATACGGGAATCATGAATTTAATTTTGGTTTGGATGTATTAGATAAAATCGGAAGCCAATTCACAGGCACGATGCTCGCAGGGAACATTTACAAAGAGAATGGCGAGCGTTTTATGCCTGCTTATAAAATCATCGAAAAAGATGGCGTTAAAATCGGAATTATCGGGATGAATACCCCAATGATTACTGAGTTTGAAAAAGGTACTGACCATCTGAACGGGTTGGTAATTAAGAACCCGGTTGAAGAAACAAAGAAAGCAGTTAGCGAGTTAAAAGGGAAAGTAGACGTTATGATTGGTCTCATGCACATGGGGATTGAGAATGAGAATGGTATCCCTGGTACAGGTGTAGAGGATATTGCGAACGCTAACCCGGAGCTAACCGCAATCTTCGCTGGTCATATGCACAAATTGGTTAAAAAAGAAGTAATTAATGGTGTTCTAATTACAGAGCCTGATAAATATGGAACACATGTCTCTCGCATCGATCTTTCCTTTACAAAACAAGGAGATAAGATTGTTTTAAAAGATAAAGAAGCGACTGCTATTCCGGTAAAGGCTACGGATGGTACGTTTGTAACGTCTGACGCTGATTTGGAAAAAACATTGCAACCATTCCATGAATTCGCTCGTGCTGATGCTAACATCGTGATCGCTGAATTAAAGGACGGTAATCTAGTACCACGCGATGAGATTAAAGGAATTCCACAGGTGCAAGTACAAGCGACACCAATGGCTAACTTCTTTAATGAAGTAATGCTGTATTATAGTAAAGCGGACGTGGTTGCCCACCAGATCGATAATGATGATGTGAAGCTAGATGCAGGTCCGATCAAGAAAAAAGATATTGCCTATAGCTATCGCTATGCAGGTGGGGAAGTTACCGTCTATAAAATTACAGGTAAAGATCTGAAGGATTATATGGAATGGGGGGCAGGTTACTTTAACACGACTCGTCCAGGAGATGTTACCCCTAGTTTTGATAAGCAACGCCGTGCATCGAAATACAGCACGAATGACTTTTTTGGTAACGTGAAGTATGAAATTGATTTATCAAAACCAGCCGGTGAACGCATTACTAATGTACGCCGAATGGATGAAACAGCAATCAAGCCAGAAGATACAATTAAAATCGGTATGAACTCCTACCGTATGGAGGCTCTGCAAGCAAAAGGCGGGGCATTGGAAGGACGTAAATTCGATGTTCTTTGGTCTTCTAAGCAAAATGATGCGTATGGAGAAACAGGTGGGACGATCCGTAACCTGTCTATGAAATATCTAAAAGAAGTGAAAAAGGGTGTGTACACGCCAAACAACGAGCAATATTGGAAAGTGATCGGCTTTGATACTAAAGCTCCAGAGCGTGCAGATGTTGTTGAGCTTCTAAATGACGGCATTATGGAAGTGGCGAAGGATGGTAAGTACACAAACGTAGCTTCTATTAATGTAAATGATGCTGTTACGCCAGACGAAATCGCAGAGCTAGCGAAAAAAGCAAATGTAAAAGCAGATCAATTTACTGGAATGAAAACAAAAGGCGAGTTCTATCAAAAGCTAAACCAAGCTCGCAAGGCGGCTGAATCTGCAACGGATAAGGCTGTTGACAAAGAAGCCTCTAAAGAATCAGCAAAAGAAGCTGAAAAGCCAGCTCCTGCTGCTAAAGCTGAAACACCAGCAGTAACAACAACGCCTGCGGAAAAAACAGTGGTTACTCCTGTTGAGCCAACAAAACAACCAGTGGTAGAGGTCCCTGCCAAAAAGCTGGAGCCAGCGCAAGTAATCGCATCTGACAAGAAACAAGCTACTGTTACAGCATATTTTTTGAACCTGCGCACCAAGCCATTAGCTGGTTCTAAGATTATGGTAGCTGTACCGAAAAACACCGTTTTAGAGGTCGTAGGTTCTCAAAAAGGCTGGTTAAAAGTATCTTATCAAGGCAAGATCGCGTATGTTGATAATGCTTTTGTAAAGATGCTACCGTAA
- the recQ gene encoding DNA helicase RecQ: MLHQAEELLQKYYGYPAFRRGQQQIIESILTGHDTLGIMPTGGGKSICYQIPALLFEGITLVISPLISLMKDQVDALVSMGVPATQINSSLSYHEVQERMSDARQGRYKLVYIAPERLESEQFREMIQEMPISLVAVDEAHCVSQWGHDFRPSYLAVASLVQSLHSCPIVVALTATATPEVKEDICRLLALKEGQVFVTGFGRDNLILAVRRGEDRRSFVSDYVTANQGQAGIIYASTRKEVENLYEFLRQKGHRVGKYHAGLSEDERVNNQDAFLFDDVSVMIATNAFGMGIDKSNVRYVIHYNMPKNLEAYYQEAGRAGRDGERSECILLFQAQDIQTQKFFIEQNEQTDERKEQDYKKLYAMSDYCRTSRCLQQYILEYFGDPNAKECGTCGNCTDDAELIDITVDAQKIFSCVKRMKERFGAVMVAQVLRGSSNKKVLQFGFSALPTYGIMKDYTEKEIVEMIQWLIAEGYMSLTESQYPVVMLGERAVRVLKGEEQVWHKQRAKPIKRQEDSQLFDVLRQLRKTIAEREGLPPYVIFHDSTLREMSEIVPTDKSTMLTIKGVGEAKWDKYGEEFIKCVTEYSQKV; encoded by the coding sequence ATGCTACATCAGGCAGAGGAACTTCTTCAAAAATATTACGGCTATCCTGCCTTTCGAAGGGGACAGCAGCAGATTATTGAAAGTATTTTGACCGGGCACGACACGCTAGGAATTATGCCTACAGGCGGAGGAAAATCCATCTGTTATCAAATTCCTGCCTTACTGTTTGAGGGAATTACGCTCGTAATCTCTCCCTTAATCTCTTTGATGAAGGATCAGGTAGATGCATTGGTTAGTATGGGTGTACCTGCTACTCAGATTAATAGCTCTCTTTCCTATCATGAGGTGCAGGAAAGAATGAGTGATGCTAGACAGGGAAGATACAAATTGGTTTATATCGCTCCAGAGCGTCTTGAATCGGAACAGTTTCGTGAAATGATTCAAGAGATGCCTATTTCATTAGTAGCCGTTGATGAGGCGCATTGTGTCTCACAGTGGGGTCATGATTTTCGACCTAGCTATCTAGCGGTTGCCAGCCTTGTCCAGTCATTGCATTCGTGTCCTATCGTGGTGGCTTTGACTGCAACGGCTACACCTGAGGTAAAAGAAGATATTTGCCGACTCCTTGCTCTTAAAGAAGGTCAGGTATTCGTTACCGGATTTGGCCGGGACAATTTAATCCTGGCTGTACGAAGAGGCGAAGATAGACGCTCATTTGTCTCTGACTACGTGACAGCAAATCAGGGACAGGCTGGTATCATATATGCTTCTACTAGAAAAGAAGTGGAGAACCTCTATGAATTTTTACGCCAAAAGGGACATCGTGTGGGCAAGTATCACGCAGGTCTTTCTGAAGATGAGCGTGTAAATAATCAAGATGCATTTCTATTTGACGATGTGAGTGTCATGATTGCAACGAATGCATTTGGAATGGGTATTGATAAATCCAATGTTAGATACGTCATTCATTACAATATGCCAAAGAATCTGGAGGCCTATTATCAAGAAGCAGGGCGTGCAGGGCGTGATGGAGAACGTAGTGAATGCATCCTGTTGTTTCAGGCACAGGATATCCAAACCCAGAAGTTTTTTATTGAACAAAATGAACAAACTGATGAACGAAAAGAACAGGATTACAAAAAATTATATGCAATGAGTGATTATTGCCGAACCTCACGTTGCTTGCAGCAATATATTTTGGAGTATTTTGGTGATCCGAATGCCAAAGAGTGTGGTACCTGTGGGAATTGTACAGATGACGCAGAATTAATTGATATCACGGTAGATGCGCAGAAGATTTTTTCATGTGTAAAACGGATGAAGGAACGTTTTGGGGCTGTCATGGTGGCTCAAGTCCTTAGGGGTTCTTCCAATAAAAAGGTTCTTCAATTCGGGTTTTCGGCACTGCCTACATACGGAATTATGAAGGACTACACGGAAAAAGAGATTGTAGAAATGATTCAGTGGCTGATTGCTGAAGGATATATGAGTTTAACAGAAAGCCAATATCCGGTTGTTATGCTGGGAGAAAGAGCGGTGCGAGTATTAAAAGGAGAAGAGCAGGTCTGGCATAAACAACGTGCTAAACCGATCAAGCGTCAGGAGGATAGTCAATTGTTTGATGTCTTACGTCAGTTGCGCAAGACGATTGCCGAGCGAGAAGGGTTGCCACCTTACGTTATTTTCCATGATAGTACCTTACGGGAAATGAGTGAAATTGTTCCGACTGATAAATCTACCATGCTCACGATCAAAGGTGTGGGAGAAGCAAAGTGGGATAAATATGGCGAAGAATTTATCAAATGTGTAACCGAGTACAGTCAAAAGGTATAG